Proteins from one Bufo gargarizans isolate SCDJY-AF-19 chromosome 8, ASM1485885v1, whole genome shotgun sequence genomic window:
- the RMI2 gene encoding recQ-mediated genome instability protein 2 has product MADVTMVQSGGAQFSSPPVKLLAAQLKQCKKRPGAPPSFWLERPAGGGQLEVSVVWMQGSVIHVRPERGTTLRLTDDTHTFTVCGAERVPKGQPCLEQGKYVMVMGTVLSCSPEPILRAVKISDLSENPVHRSMWKYEVEDLHMNVRYS; this is encoded by the exons ATGGCGGACGTGACTATGGTCCAGTCAGGGGGCGCGCAGTTCAGCTCTCCCCCGGTGAAGCTGCTGGCGGCCCAGCTGAAGCAGTGTAAGAAGCGGCCGGGGGCGCCGCCGTCCTTCTGGCTGGAGAGGCCTGCTGGTGGCGGGCAGCTGGAGGTCAGCGTGGTGTGGATGCAGGGCAGTGTCATCCATGTGCGGCCTGAGCGCGGGACCACCCTGCGCCTGACTGACGACACCCATACCTTCACTGTGTGCGGGGCCGAGAGGGTGCCCAAGGGGCAGCCGTGCCTGGAGCAAG GAAAGTACGTGATGGTGATGGGTACTGTATTATCCTGCAGCCCCGAGCCCATTCTTCGTGCTGTGAAGATCAGTGACCTCTCAGAAAATCCTGTCCACCGTTCTATGTGGAAATACGAAGTGGAGGATCTACATATGAATGTTAGATACAGCTAA